In one window of Arachis ipaensis cultivar K30076 chromosome B06, Araip1.1, whole genome shotgun sequence DNA:
- the LOC107645534 gene encoding probable calcium-binding protein CML36: protein MIPEETSWKVTEGPKHGDPFKATCFVPPSPQSFSSSSSSSNTFSLFPHQPPMKLININPKNLKLSPKRLFRSSKKDRSAPSRSDPPSFGSSASSSEGSTHKSAAAGGSATPTSVLPDASGDWSIELHLELSQAFRLIDRDGDGVVSRQELEAVLTSLAALRSEEVAAMLREVDAEGRGCISVEELVSRVGSVGDVPMTEEDELREAFEVFDSDGDGRISAQELLRVFQAIGDERCTLEECRRMIEGVDRNGDGFVCFEDFSRMMELQQQQR from the coding sequence ATGATACCCGAGGAAACTTCGTGGAAGGTGACTGAAGGTCCAAAACATGGAGATCCATTTAAGGCAACCTGCTTCGTCCCTCCTTCCCCTcaatccttttcttcttcttcttcttcttcaaacactTTCTCTCTATTCCCACACCAACCACCAATGAAGCTCATCAACATCAATCCCAAGAACCTCAAGCTTTCCCCTAAGCGTCTCTTCCGTTCCTCCAAGAAGGACCGTTCCGCTCCCTCCAGATCCGATCCTCCCTCATTCGGATCCTCCGCATCCTCCTCCGAGGGCTCCACTCACAAGTCCGCCGCCGCCGGTGGTTCCGCCACGCCTACTAGTGTCCTCCCTGATGCTTCTGGCGACTGGTCCATCGAGCTCCACCTCGAGCTCTCACAGGCCTTCCGCCTCATCGACCGCGATGGCGACGGCGTCGTCTCACGCCAGGAGCTTGAGGCGGTTCTGACGAGCTTGGCGGCACTGCGATCGGAGGAAGTGGCGGCGATGCTGCGTGAGGTCGACGCTGAGGGCCGTGGATGCATCAGCGTCGAGGAGCTGGTGAGTCGAGTCGGTTCCGTTGGCGATGTTCCCATGACGGAAGAGGATGAGCTGAGGGAAGCATTCGAGGTGTTTGACAGCGACGGCGACGGGCGGATCTCGGCACAGGAGCTGCTTAGGGTTTTCCAAGCGATCGGCGACGAGCGGTGCACGTTAGAGGAGTGCAGGCGCATGATAGAGGGCGTGGATAGGAACGGGGATGGGTTTGTGTGCTTCGAGGACTTTTCTCGTATGATGGAGTTGCAGCAACAGCAACGGTGA